In one Brienomyrus brachyistius isolate T26 chromosome 5, BBRACH_0.4, whole genome shotgun sequence genomic region, the following are encoded:
- the LOC125742085 gene encoding putative uncharacterized protein MYH16 isoform X1: MEKKVCVIQTEFRQYRPTVTVHTKPLAHVNPLPQSLQSGMREREELKKAVEQTDRLLSRVCELEQENAALYKEKKEVFVRHQAEQESLQDMEERCNQLAKAKRELEDQVAGLSERLEEEEGCAALLAAQKQRLEAECCSLKQDLEELENTLSSVERDKQSSDSNVQKFTAELSQRDDIIQKLQKEKERLVELTQQAIEDLHSEEDKVNHLTKEKAKLQMQAEELEYLLEQETKQRSDVEKSHRKLEGDSRTTVESLSELEKMKAGLEDIIKKKELEISSITEKLEEEETLNVSLQRKNKELQVRIEELEEELETEKAMRAKVEKQRSDLTRELDDLTDRLEEAGGATASQIEVNKKREAELKRLRRELEESSLQSEALAATLRKRHSDALAELNEQCESLQRTRAKLEKEKQNLLLELDDLTTNMENLQKAKVASDNQLRKLEEILSEANFKNEDLQKGLSESNIGKNRLTAENNDLSRQLEEAENRSLQMNRAKALLTSQSEELKKQLEEELKLKTALGHSLAGLKQEYELLKEQLEEEQESKLELQRQVSRLNSEVTHWRTRYEAETIQHTDELEDAKKKLSSRLQEAEEAVEATQAKCSSLEKTKQRLQGEVEDLCLDLEKASSSATLLDKKQHVMEKQLSDWKQKCEELVAEVEGCQKEGQQHAAELFKLKTAYEENLEQGEALRRENKAFQEEVADLNDQLADVGKSVHELQKAKKKMEMEKEELQASLEESEAALEAEETKVLRLQLELSQAKGDLERRWQEKEEELEAARKGHQRALESLQATLDTEVKGRTEAARVKKKLESDLNELELQLDLLTKNNGELMKTIKKMQLQIKDLQTQVEEDARQQEELREERALLERRCATLATEGEETRAGVEAAERARKCLETELLEMTEKYNEISNQFQSANNGKRKLEADLQQMTQDHEELLGSVRASNDKAKKAMCEASRLAEELRHEQEHTLHLERVKKGLEAQVKDMTARLDEAEQLALKGGKKIIQKLEGKAKELELELDTEQKRHAETVKTLRKNERRLKELLFQSEEDQKNQQRMQELVERLQNKMKAYKRQVEEAEEQANMNLAKYRKTVHELDDAEERADIAESALTKIRTKSRGSFSKGYSSGYSTPFPGMVRSPSSAGSEGRGEKIIHDDESVSSLIPAYLNSLKKLMIDD, from the exons GAGCAAGAGAGCCTGCAGGACATGGAAGAGCGCTGCAACCAGCTGGCCAAGGCCAAACGTGAGCTGGAGGACCAGGTGGCAGGCCTGAGCGAGCGgctagaggaggaggagggctgCGCGGCTCTGCTGGCGGCGCAGAAGCAGCGGCTGGAGGCGGAGTGCTGCAGCCTGAAGCAGgacctggaggagctggagaacACGCTGAGCTCTGTGGAGAGGGACAAGCAG TCTTCAGATTCAAATGTGCAGAAATTTACAGCGGAGCTTTCGCAGAGGGATGACATCATACAGAAACTGCAGAAGGAGAAGGAACGTCTTGTAGAACTCACTCAG CAAGCCATAGAAGACCTGCACTCGGAAGAAGATAAAGTAAACCACTTAACTAAGGAGAAGGCCAAGCTGCAGATGCAGGCAGAAGAG TTGGAGTACCTTCTTGAGCAGGAGACGAAGCAGAGGAGTGATGTGGAAAAGAGCCACCGGAAGCTGGAGGGGGACAGCAGGACTACAGTAGAGAGCCTCAGTGAGCTGGAGAAGATGAAGGCAGGTCTGGAGGACATCATTAAGAA GAAAGAACTGGAGATCAGTTCCATAACAGAAAAACTTGAAGAGGAGGAAACTCTTAATGTCAGCCTACAAAGGAAGAACAAGGAGCTGCAG GTGCGGATTGAGGAACTAGAAGAGGAACTGGAGACAGAAAAAGCCATGAGGGCAAAG GTGGAGAAGCAGCGGTCTGACCTCACGCGGGAGCTGGACGACCTGACTGATCGCCTGGAGGAGGCAGGAGGGGCCACAGCATCCCAG ATTGAGGTGAATAAGAAGCGTGAAGCAGAGCTGAAGCGACTGCGTCGTGAGCTGGAGGAGTCCTCACTGCAATCGGAGGCACTGGCGGCGACCCTGAGGAAGCGGCACAGCGATGCACTGGCCGAGCTCAACGAGCAGTGCGAAAGCCTGCAGAGGACCCGTGCCAAGCTGGAGAAGGAGAAGCAGAACCTGCTCCTTGAGCTGGATGACCTCACCACTAACATGGAGAATCTGCAGAAGGCCAAG GTCGCTAGTGACAACCAGCTGCGGAAGCTTGAAGAAATTCTGTCTGAGGCCAACTTCAAGAATGAGGACCTGCAGAAGGGGCTGTCGGAATCAAACATTGGCAAGAACCGGCTCACAG CTGAAAATAATGACCTCAGTCGACAACTGGAAGAGGCAGAGAACCGGTCCCTCCAGATGAACCGGGCCAAAGCCCTGTTGACGTCCCAGTCTGAAGAGCTCAAGAAGCAGCTGGAAGAAGAGTTAAAA TTGAAAACAGCGCTAGGACACAGTTTGGCTGGACTGAAACAGGAGTATGAGCTGCTGAAGGAGCAactggaggaggagcaggagagcaAGCTGGAGCTACAGCGACAGGTCTCTAGGCTGAACAGCGAGGTCACTCACTGGAGGACACGCTACGAGGCCGAAACCATTCAGCACACGGACGAGCTTGAGGATGCCAA GAAGAAGTTGTCGTCACGGCTACAGGAGGCCgaggaagctgttgaagctACTCAGGCTAAATGCTCTAGCCTGGAGAAAACCAAGCAAAGGTTACAAGGGGAGGTGGAGGACCTTTGCTTAGACCTTGAGAAG GCAAGCAGCTCTGCAACGTTACTGGATAAGAAGCAGCATGTGATGGAGAAGCAGCTCTCTGACTGGAAACAGAAGTGCGAAGAGCTGGTGGCGGAAGTAGAGGGCTGCCAGAAGGAGGGCCAGCAGCATGCAGCTGAGCTCTTCAAGCTGAAGACAGCCTACGAGGAGAACCTGGAGCAAGGGGAGGCCCTCCGGAGGGAGAATAAAGCCTTCCAGG AGGAGGTAGCTGATCTCAATGACCAGCTGGCTGATGTCGGGAAGAGTGTCCATGAGCTGCAAAAAGCCAAGAAGAAGATGGAGATGGAGAAAGAGGAGCTACAAGCCTCACTTGAGGAGTCTGAGGCTGCACTGGAG GCAGAGGAGACTAAGGTACTTCGTCTGCAGCTGGAGCTATCCCAGGCCAAGGGGGACCTGGAGCGTCGGTGGCAGGAAAAAGAGGAGGAGTTAGAAGCAGCCAG AAAAGGCCACCAAAGGGCACTGGAGTCCCTGCAGGCGACTCTGGACACTGAGGTGAAAGGTCGTACGGAAGCTGCCCGGGTGAAAAAGAAACTGGAGAGTGACCTCAATGAGCTGGAGCTCCAGTTGGACCTACTGACTAAGAACAACGGGGAACTGATGAAAACTATTAAGAAGATGCAGCTGCAGATTAAA GATCTCCAGACCCAAGTAGAGGAAGACGCACGGCAGCAGGAGGAACTGCGAGAGGAGCGTGCCCTGCTGGAGCGTCGCTGTGCCACGTTGGCGACGGAGGGCGAGGAGACTCGTGCTGGTGTGGAGGCCGCAGAGAGGGCCCGCAAGTGCCTGGAGACCGAATTGCTGGAAATGACCGAAAAGTACAATGAAATAAGTAACCAG TTCCAGTCCGCTAACAATGGCAAAAGAAAGCTAGAGGCAGACCTTCAACAGATGACTCAAGACCACGAAGAGCTATTGGGCAGCGTGCGGGCTTCAAATGACAAGGCCAAGAAGGCCATGTGTGAG GCCAGCCGACTGGCAGAGGAGTTGCGGCACGAGCAGGAGCACACGTTGCATTTGGAGAGGGTGAAGAAGGGCCTGGAAGCCCAGGTCAAGGACATGACGGCTCGGCTGGATGAGGCCGAGCAGCTGGCACTCAAGGGGGGGAAGAAGATCATCCAGAAGCTAGAAGGGAAG GCAAAAGAGCTGGAGTTGGAACTGGACACGGAGCAGAAGAGGCATGCTGAGACAGTGAAAACGTTACGCAAGAACGAGCGGCGCCTGAAGGAGCTGCTCTTCCAGTCCGAGGAGGACCAGAAAAACCAGCAGAGGATGCAGGAGCTGGTGGAGAGGCTGCAGAACAAGATGAAGGCCTATAAGAGACAAGTGGAAGAAGCG GAAGAGCAAGCCAACATGAATCTGGCGAAGTACCGGAAGACGGTTCACGAGCTGGATGACGCAGAGGAGCGAGCAGACATTGCCGAGTCAGCACTAACGAAGATCAGGACAAAAAGCAGAGGAAGCTTCAGCAAGGGCTACTCCTCT GGCTACAGCACCCCCTTCCCTGGGATGGTcaggtcacccagctctgctgGATCAGAGGGCAGAGGAGAGAAGATCATCCATGATGACGAGTCTGTCAGCTCCCTCATCCCAGCTTATCTGAACTCCCTGAAGAAGCTGATGATTGATGATTGA
- the LOC125742085 gene encoding putative uncharacterized protein MYH16 isoform X2, whose protein sequence is MSNTPRRRRSRSFSNDSEEASGLLMEPEQEDLDWDNFSMTLEERLAAEQESLQDMEERCNQLAKAKRELEDQVAGLSERLEEEEGCAALLAAQKQRLEAECCSLKQDLEELENTLSSVERDKQSSDSNVQKFTAELSQRDDIIQKLQKEKERLVELTQQAIEDLHSEEDKVNHLTKEKAKLQMQAEELEYLLEQETKQRSDVEKSHRKLEGDSRTTVESLSELEKMKAGLEDIIKKKELEISSITEKLEEEETLNVSLQRKNKELQVRIEELEEELETEKAMRAKVEKQRSDLTRELDDLTDRLEEAGGATASQIEVNKKREAELKRLRRELEESSLQSEALAATLRKRHSDALAELNEQCESLQRTRAKLEKEKQNLLLELDDLTTNMENLQKAKVASDNQLRKLEEILSEANFKNEDLQKGLSESNIGKNRLTAENNDLSRQLEEAENRSLQMNRAKALLTSQSEELKKQLEEELKLKTALGHSLAGLKQEYELLKEQLEEEQESKLELQRQVSRLNSEVTHWRTRYEAETIQHTDELEDAKKKLSSRLQEAEEAVEATQAKCSSLEKTKQRLQGEVEDLCLDLEKASSSATLLDKKQHVMEKQLSDWKQKCEELVAEVEGCQKEGQQHAAELFKLKTAYEENLEQGEALRRENKAFQEEVADLNDQLADVGKSVHELQKAKKKMEMEKEELQASLEESEAALEAEETKVLRLQLELSQAKGDLERRWQEKEEELEAARKGHQRALESLQATLDTEVKGRTEAARVKKKLESDLNELELQLDLLTKNNGELMKTIKKMQLQIKDLQTQVEEDARQQEELREERALLERRCATLATEGEETRAGVEAAERARKCLETELLEMTEKYNEISNQFQSANNGKRKLEADLQQMTQDHEELLGSVRASNDKAKKAMCEASRLAEELRHEQEHTLHLERVKKGLEAQVKDMTARLDEAEQLALKGGKKIIQKLEGKAKELELELDTEQKRHAETVKTLRKNERRLKELLFQSEEDQKNQQRMQELVERLQNKMKAYKRQVEEAEEQANMNLAKYRKTVHELDDAEERADIAESALTKIRTKSRGSFSKGYSSGYSTPFPGMVRSPSSAGSEGRGEKIIHDDESVSSLIPAYLNSLKKLMIDD, encoded by the exons ATGTCTAACACACCCAGACGAAGAAGGTCCCGGTCCTTCTCGAATGACTCTGAAGAGGCCAGTGGGCTGCTGATGGAGCCAGAACAGGAAGACCTGGACTGGGATAACTTTAGTATGACTCTGGAGGAGCGATTAGCTGCT GAGCAAGAGAGCCTGCAGGACATGGAAGAGCGCTGCAACCAGCTGGCCAAGGCCAAACGTGAGCTGGAGGACCAGGTGGCAGGCCTGAGCGAGCGgctagaggaggaggagggctgCGCGGCTCTGCTGGCGGCGCAGAAGCAGCGGCTGGAGGCGGAGTGCTGCAGCCTGAAGCAGgacctggaggagctggagaacACGCTGAGCTCTGTGGAGAGGGACAAGCAG TCTTCAGATTCAAATGTGCAGAAATTTACAGCGGAGCTTTCGCAGAGGGATGACATCATACAGAAACTGCAGAAGGAGAAGGAACGTCTTGTAGAACTCACTCAG CAAGCCATAGAAGACCTGCACTCGGAAGAAGATAAAGTAAACCACTTAACTAAGGAGAAGGCCAAGCTGCAGATGCAGGCAGAAGAG TTGGAGTACCTTCTTGAGCAGGAGACGAAGCAGAGGAGTGATGTGGAAAAGAGCCACCGGAAGCTGGAGGGGGACAGCAGGACTACAGTAGAGAGCCTCAGTGAGCTGGAGAAGATGAAGGCAGGTCTGGAGGACATCATTAAGAA GAAAGAACTGGAGATCAGTTCCATAACAGAAAAACTTGAAGAGGAGGAAACTCTTAATGTCAGCCTACAAAGGAAGAACAAGGAGCTGCAG GTGCGGATTGAGGAACTAGAAGAGGAACTGGAGACAGAAAAAGCCATGAGGGCAAAG GTGGAGAAGCAGCGGTCTGACCTCACGCGGGAGCTGGACGACCTGACTGATCGCCTGGAGGAGGCAGGAGGGGCCACAGCATCCCAG ATTGAGGTGAATAAGAAGCGTGAAGCAGAGCTGAAGCGACTGCGTCGTGAGCTGGAGGAGTCCTCACTGCAATCGGAGGCACTGGCGGCGACCCTGAGGAAGCGGCACAGCGATGCACTGGCCGAGCTCAACGAGCAGTGCGAAAGCCTGCAGAGGACCCGTGCCAAGCTGGAGAAGGAGAAGCAGAACCTGCTCCTTGAGCTGGATGACCTCACCACTAACATGGAGAATCTGCAGAAGGCCAAG GTCGCTAGTGACAACCAGCTGCGGAAGCTTGAAGAAATTCTGTCTGAGGCCAACTTCAAGAATGAGGACCTGCAGAAGGGGCTGTCGGAATCAAACATTGGCAAGAACCGGCTCACAG CTGAAAATAATGACCTCAGTCGACAACTGGAAGAGGCAGAGAACCGGTCCCTCCAGATGAACCGGGCCAAAGCCCTGTTGACGTCCCAGTCTGAAGAGCTCAAGAAGCAGCTGGAAGAAGAGTTAAAA TTGAAAACAGCGCTAGGACACAGTTTGGCTGGACTGAAACAGGAGTATGAGCTGCTGAAGGAGCAactggaggaggagcaggagagcaAGCTGGAGCTACAGCGACAGGTCTCTAGGCTGAACAGCGAGGTCACTCACTGGAGGACACGCTACGAGGCCGAAACCATTCAGCACACGGACGAGCTTGAGGATGCCAA GAAGAAGTTGTCGTCACGGCTACAGGAGGCCgaggaagctgttgaagctACTCAGGCTAAATGCTCTAGCCTGGAGAAAACCAAGCAAAGGTTACAAGGGGAGGTGGAGGACCTTTGCTTAGACCTTGAGAAG GCAAGCAGCTCTGCAACGTTACTGGATAAGAAGCAGCATGTGATGGAGAAGCAGCTCTCTGACTGGAAACAGAAGTGCGAAGAGCTGGTGGCGGAAGTAGAGGGCTGCCAGAAGGAGGGCCAGCAGCATGCAGCTGAGCTCTTCAAGCTGAAGACAGCCTACGAGGAGAACCTGGAGCAAGGGGAGGCCCTCCGGAGGGAGAATAAAGCCTTCCAGG AGGAGGTAGCTGATCTCAATGACCAGCTGGCTGATGTCGGGAAGAGTGTCCATGAGCTGCAAAAAGCCAAGAAGAAGATGGAGATGGAGAAAGAGGAGCTACAAGCCTCACTTGAGGAGTCTGAGGCTGCACTGGAG GCAGAGGAGACTAAGGTACTTCGTCTGCAGCTGGAGCTATCCCAGGCCAAGGGGGACCTGGAGCGTCGGTGGCAGGAAAAAGAGGAGGAGTTAGAAGCAGCCAG AAAAGGCCACCAAAGGGCACTGGAGTCCCTGCAGGCGACTCTGGACACTGAGGTGAAAGGTCGTACGGAAGCTGCCCGGGTGAAAAAGAAACTGGAGAGTGACCTCAATGAGCTGGAGCTCCAGTTGGACCTACTGACTAAGAACAACGGGGAACTGATGAAAACTATTAAGAAGATGCAGCTGCAGATTAAA GATCTCCAGACCCAAGTAGAGGAAGACGCACGGCAGCAGGAGGAACTGCGAGAGGAGCGTGCCCTGCTGGAGCGTCGCTGTGCCACGTTGGCGACGGAGGGCGAGGAGACTCGTGCTGGTGTGGAGGCCGCAGAGAGGGCCCGCAAGTGCCTGGAGACCGAATTGCTGGAAATGACCGAAAAGTACAATGAAATAAGTAACCAG TTCCAGTCCGCTAACAATGGCAAAAGAAAGCTAGAGGCAGACCTTCAACAGATGACTCAAGACCACGAAGAGCTATTGGGCAGCGTGCGGGCTTCAAATGACAAGGCCAAGAAGGCCATGTGTGAG GCCAGCCGACTGGCAGAGGAGTTGCGGCACGAGCAGGAGCACACGTTGCATTTGGAGAGGGTGAAGAAGGGCCTGGAAGCCCAGGTCAAGGACATGACGGCTCGGCTGGATGAGGCCGAGCAGCTGGCACTCAAGGGGGGGAAGAAGATCATCCAGAAGCTAGAAGGGAAG GCAAAAGAGCTGGAGTTGGAACTGGACACGGAGCAGAAGAGGCATGCTGAGACAGTGAAAACGTTACGCAAGAACGAGCGGCGCCTGAAGGAGCTGCTCTTCCAGTCCGAGGAGGACCAGAAAAACCAGCAGAGGATGCAGGAGCTGGTGGAGAGGCTGCAGAACAAGATGAAGGCCTATAAGAGACAAGTGGAAGAAGCG GAAGAGCAAGCCAACATGAATCTGGCGAAGTACCGGAAGACGGTTCACGAGCTGGATGACGCAGAGGAGCGAGCAGACATTGCCGAGTCAGCACTAACGAAGATCAGGACAAAAAGCAGAGGAAGCTTCAGCAAGGGCTACTCCTCT GGCTACAGCACCCCCTTCCCTGGGATGGTcaggtcacccagctctgctgGATCAGAGGGCAGAGGAGAGAAGATCATCCATGATGACGAGTCTGTCAGCTCCCTCATCCCAGCTTATCTGAACTCCCTGAAGAAGCTGATGATTGATGATTGA
- the LOC125742085 gene encoding myosin-16 isoform X3 yields the protein MEKKVCVIQTEFRQYRPTVTVHTKPLAHEQESLQDMEERCNQLAKAKRELEDQVAGLSERLEEEEGCAALLAAQKQRLEAECCSLKQDLEELENTLSSVERDKQSSDSNVQKFTAELSQRDDIIQKLQKEKERLVELTQQAIEDLHSEEDKVNHLTKEKAKLQMQAEELEYLLEQETKQRSDVEKSHRKLEGDSRTTVESLSELEKMKAGLEDIIKKKELEISSITEKLEEEETLNVSLQRKNKELQVRIEELEEELETEKAMRAKVEKQRSDLTRELDDLTDRLEEAGGATASQIEVNKKREAELKRLRRELEESSLQSEALAATLRKRHSDALAELNEQCESLQRTRAKLEKEKQNLLLELDDLTTNMENLQKAKVASDNQLRKLEEILSEANFKNEDLQKGLSESNIGKNRLTAENNDLSRQLEEAENRSLQMNRAKALLTSQSEELKKQLEEELKLKTALGHSLAGLKQEYELLKEQLEEEQESKLELQRQVSRLNSEVTHWRTRYEAETIQHTDELEDAKKKLSSRLQEAEEAVEATQAKCSSLEKTKQRLQGEVEDLCLDLEKASSSATLLDKKQHVMEKQLSDWKQKCEELVAEVEGCQKEGQQHAAELFKLKTAYEENLEQGEALRRENKAFQEEVADLNDQLADVGKSVHELQKAKKKMEMEKEELQASLEESEAALEAEETKVLRLQLELSQAKGDLERRWQEKEEELEAARKGHQRALESLQATLDTEVKGRTEAARVKKKLESDLNELELQLDLLTKNNGELMKTIKKMQLQIKDLQTQVEEDARQQEELREERALLERRCATLATEGEETRAGVEAAERARKCLETELLEMTEKYNEISNQFQSANNGKRKLEADLQQMTQDHEELLGSVRASNDKAKKAMCEASRLAEELRHEQEHTLHLERVKKGLEAQVKDMTARLDEAEQLALKGGKKIIQKLEGKAKELELELDTEQKRHAETVKTLRKNERRLKELLFQSEEDQKNQQRMQELVERLQNKMKAYKRQVEEAEEQANMNLAKYRKTVHELDDAEERADIAESALTKIRTKSRGSFSKGYSSGYSTPFPGMVRSPSSAGSEGRGEKIIHDDESVSSLIPAYLNSLKKLMIDD from the exons GAGCAAGAGAGCCTGCAGGACATGGAAGAGCGCTGCAACCAGCTGGCCAAGGCCAAACGTGAGCTGGAGGACCAGGTGGCAGGCCTGAGCGAGCGgctagaggaggaggagggctgCGCGGCTCTGCTGGCGGCGCAGAAGCAGCGGCTGGAGGCGGAGTGCTGCAGCCTGAAGCAGgacctggaggagctggagaacACGCTGAGCTCTGTGGAGAGGGACAAGCAG TCTTCAGATTCAAATGTGCAGAAATTTACAGCGGAGCTTTCGCAGAGGGATGACATCATACAGAAACTGCAGAAGGAGAAGGAACGTCTTGTAGAACTCACTCAG CAAGCCATAGAAGACCTGCACTCGGAAGAAGATAAAGTAAACCACTTAACTAAGGAGAAGGCCAAGCTGCAGATGCAGGCAGAAGAG TTGGAGTACCTTCTTGAGCAGGAGACGAAGCAGAGGAGTGATGTGGAAAAGAGCCACCGGAAGCTGGAGGGGGACAGCAGGACTACAGTAGAGAGCCTCAGTGAGCTGGAGAAGATGAAGGCAGGTCTGGAGGACATCATTAAGAA GAAAGAACTGGAGATCAGTTCCATAACAGAAAAACTTGAAGAGGAGGAAACTCTTAATGTCAGCCTACAAAGGAAGAACAAGGAGCTGCAG GTGCGGATTGAGGAACTAGAAGAGGAACTGGAGACAGAAAAAGCCATGAGGGCAAAG GTGGAGAAGCAGCGGTCTGACCTCACGCGGGAGCTGGACGACCTGACTGATCGCCTGGAGGAGGCAGGAGGGGCCACAGCATCCCAG ATTGAGGTGAATAAGAAGCGTGAAGCAGAGCTGAAGCGACTGCGTCGTGAGCTGGAGGAGTCCTCACTGCAATCGGAGGCACTGGCGGCGACCCTGAGGAAGCGGCACAGCGATGCACTGGCCGAGCTCAACGAGCAGTGCGAAAGCCTGCAGAGGACCCGTGCCAAGCTGGAGAAGGAGAAGCAGAACCTGCTCCTTGAGCTGGATGACCTCACCACTAACATGGAGAATCTGCAGAAGGCCAAG GTCGCTAGTGACAACCAGCTGCGGAAGCTTGAAGAAATTCTGTCTGAGGCCAACTTCAAGAATGAGGACCTGCAGAAGGGGCTGTCGGAATCAAACATTGGCAAGAACCGGCTCACAG CTGAAAATAATGACCTCAGTCGACAACTGGAAGAGGCAGAGAACCGGTCCCTCCAGATGAACCGGGCCAAAGCCCTGTTGACGTCCCAGTCTGAAGAGCTCAAGAAGCAGCTGGAAGAAGAGTTAAAA TTGAAAACAGCGCTAGGACACAGTTTGGCTGGACTGAAACAGGAGTATGAGCTGCTGAAGGAGCAactggaggaggagcaggagagcaAGCTGGAGCTACAGCGACAGGTCTCTAGGCTGAACAGCGAGGTCACTCACTGGAGGACACGCTACGAGGCCGAAACCATTCAGCACACGGACGAGCTTGAGGATGCCAA GAAGAAGTTGTCGTCACGGCTACAGGAGGCCgaggaagctgttgaagctACTCAGGCTAAATGCTCTAGCCTGGAGAAAACCAAGCAAAGGTTACAAGGGGAGGTGGAGGACCTTTGCTTAGACCTTGAGAAG GCAAGCAGCTCTGCAACGTTACTGGATAAGAAGCAGCATGTGATGGAGAAGCAGCTCTCTGACTGGAAACAGAAGTGCGAAGAGCTGGTGGCGGAAGTAGAGGGCTGCCAGAAGGAGGGCCAGCAGCATGCAGCTGAGCTCTTCAAGCTGAAGACAGCCTACGAGGAGAACCTGGAGCAAGGGGAGGCCCTCCGGAGGGAGAATAAAGCCTTCCAGG AGGAGGTAGCTGATCTCAATGACCAGCTGGCTGATGTCGGGAAGAGTGTCCATGAGCTGCAAAAAGCCAAGAAGAAGATGGAGATGGAGAAAGAGGAGCTACAAGCCTCACTTGAGGAGTCTGAGGCTGCACTGGAG GCAGAGGAGACTAAGGTACTTCGTCTGCAGCTGGAGCTATCCCAGGCCAAGGGGGACCTGGAGCGTCGGTGGCAGGAAAAAGAGGAGGAGTTAGAAGCAGCCAG AAAAGGCCACCAAAGGGCACTGGAGTCCCTGCAGGCGACTCTGGACACTGAGGTGAAAGGTCGTACGGAAGCTGCCCGGGTGAAAAAGAAACTGGAGAGTGACCTCAATGAGCTGGAGCTCCAGTTGGACCTACTGACTAAGAACAACGGGGAACTGATGAAAACTATTAAGAAGATGCAGCTGCAGATTAAA GATCTCCAGACCCAAGTAGAGGAAGACGCACGGCAGCAGGAGGAACTGCGAGAGGAGCGTGCCCTGCTGGAGCGTCGCTGTGCCACGTTGGCGACGGAGGGCGAGGAGACTCGTGCTGGTGTGGAGGCCGCAGAGAGGGCCCGCAAGTGCCTGGAGACCGAATTGCTGGAAATGACCGAAAAGTACAATGAAATAAGTAACCAG TTCCAGTCCGCTAACAATGGCAAAAGAAAGCTAGAGGCAGACCTTCAACAGATGACTCAAGACCACGAAGAGCTATTGGGCAGCGTGCGGGCTTCAAATGACAAGGCCAAGAAGGCCATGTGTGAG GCCAGCCGACTGGCAGAGGAGTTGCGGCACGAGCAGGAGCACACGTTGCATTTGGAGAGGGTGAAGAAGGGCCTGGAAGCCCAGGTCAAGGACATGACGGCTCGGCTGGATGAGGCCGAGCAGCTGGCACTCAAGGGGGGGAAGAAGATCATCCAGAAGCTAGAAGGGAAG GCAAAAGAGCTGGAGTTGGAACTGGACACGGAGCAGAAGAGGCATGCTGAGACAGTGAAAACGTTACGCAAGAACGAGCGGCGCCTGAAGGAGCTGCTCTTCCAGTCCGAGGAGGACCAGAAAAACCAGCAGAGGATGCAGGAGCTGGTGGAGAGGCTGCAGAACAAGATGAAGGCCTATAAGAGACAAGTGGAAGAAGCG GAAGAGCAAGCCAACATGAATCTGGCGAAGTACCGGAAGACGGTTCACGAGCTGGATGACGCAGAGGAGCGAGCAGACATTGCCGAGTCAGCACTAACGAAGATCAGGACAAAAAGCAGAGGAAGCTTCAGCAAGGGCTACTCCTCT GGCTACAGCACCCCCTTCCCTGGGATGGTcaggtcacccagctctgctgGATCAGAGGGCAGAGGAGAGAAGATCATCCATGATGACGAGTCTGTCAGCTCCCTCATCCCAGCTTATCTGAACTCCCTGAAGAAGCTGATGATTGATGATTGA